From the Corticium candelabrum chromosome 2, ooCorCand1.1, whole genome shotgun sequence genome, one window contains:
- the LOC134176487 gene encoding otolin-1-like: MTINPMTTNPMTTNPMTTDAMTTDAMTTDATTTDATTTDATTTDATTINPMTTNPMTTNPMTTNPMTTDAMTTDAMTTDATTTDATTTDATTTDAMTINPMTTNPMTTNPMTTDAITTNAITINAKTTPTEYCTCVGEKGNQGEEGAMGETGAKGEKGVKGEEGAMGEAAAKGEKGVKGETGAMGATGATGEKGLNGTAGVKGDLGANGKKGDQGQRGKRGRLGLKGEPGICRKGTDGERGAPGAQGRKGEKGKPGEAIPLTNWKQCYQTKGLNLTKGALLSCSFTKDDSKTSLHVEFGGTLRTMSNTIKNRPHDAVCARWYFTFDGEECTPPIDGVVYEGQIGNSHYPHYIGGYCDKTEKDKDTCIKKGEIKIDFRIGPCRHKRQEGIPYLGLDSVSRIIITEVPPPQDKR, from the exons ATGACAATCAACCCTATGACAACCAATCCTATGACAACCAATCCTATGACAACCGATGCTATGACAACCGATGCTATGACAACCGATGCTACAACAACTGATGCTACAACAACCGATGCTACAACAACCGATGCTACGACAATCAATCCTATGACAACCAATCCTATGACAACCAATCCTATGACAACCAATCCTATGACAACCGATGCTATGACAACCGATGCTATGACAACCGATGCTACAACAACTGATGCTACAACAACCGATGCTACAACAACTGATGCTATGACAATAAACCCTATGACAACCAATCCTATGACAACCAATCCTATGACAACCGATGCTATAACAACCAATGCTATAACAATCAATGCTAAGACAACG CCAACAGAATATTGCACATGTGTGGGAGAGAAAGGGAACCAGGGAGAGGAAGGAGCAATGGGAGAGACAGGAGCAAAGGGAGAAAAGGGAGTAAAGGGGGAGGAAGGAGCAATGGGAGAGGCAGCAGCAAAGGGAGAAAAGGGAGTAAAGGGGGAGACAGGAGCAATGGGAGCGACAGGAGCAACGGGAGAGAAAGGACTAAATGGCACAGCAGGAGTAAAAGGAGACTTGGGAGCAAATGGCAAGAAAGGTGATCAAGGACAGCGAGGAAAAAGAGGAAGACTAGGATTAAAAGGAGAGCCTGGAATCTGTCGCAAAGGAACAGACGGAGAAAGAGGTGCACCAGGTGCTCAGGGCAGAAAAGGCGAGAAAGGGAAGCCAGGTGAAGCCATTCCACTCACAAACTGGAAGCAGTGTTATCAGACCAAAGGTTTAAACCTAACAAAAGGAGCATTACTT AGCTGCTCATTCACTAAAGATGACAGCAAAACGTCACTGCACGTCGAATTTGGAGGAACTCTACGAACAATGTCCAACACGATCAAGAATAGACCTCACGATGCCGTTTGTGCTCGATGGTACTTTACATTTGATGGAGAAGAATGCACACCACCAATCGATGGAGTCGTGTATGAGGGACAGATAGGCAATTCACACTATCCACACTACATTGGCGGTTATTGTGATAAAACTGAAAAAGACAAAGATACGTGTATAAAAAAAGGCGAGATTAAGATTGACTTTCGCATTGGGCCGTGTCGTCATAAAAGACAGGAAGGCATTCCTTATCTTGGCTTGGATTCTGTTTCAAGAATAATTATCACCGAAGTGCCACCACCTCAGGATAAACGTTAG